A stretch of the Amia ocellicauda isolate fAmiCal2 chromosome 10, fAmiCal2.hap1, whole genome shotgun sequence genome encodes the following:
- the yipf6 gene encoding protein YIPF6 — translation MAEVDESNKPLFAGLSDVSISEDIPVEGEITVPVGSQTQEDEYSTLDEPVKDTILRDLKAVGKKFVHVMYPKKSSALLRDWDLWGPLLLCVTLALMLQGGSADSKDDGGPQFAEVFVIIWFGSVIITLNSKLLGGTISFFQSLCVLGYCILPLTVAMVVCRLVLLGGSGMASFIVRFVVVIASFGWSTFASTAFLADSQPPNRKALVVYPVFLFYFVISWMILTFSPLRSGDTQP, via the exons ATGGCGGAAGTGGACGAGTCTAACAAGCCGCTG TTCGCAGGGCTCTCAGATGTGTCGATCTCAGAAGACATCCCGGTGGAGGGCGAGATCACTGTGCCCGTGGGCTCCCAGACACAGGAGGACGAGTATTCGACTCTAGACGAGCCAGTTAAAGACACCATT CTCAGAGACTTAAAGGCAGTCGGGAAGAAATTTGTTCATGTGATGTATCCCAAAAAAAGCTCTGCGTTACTCAGAGACT GGGATCTGTGGGGTCCGCTGCTGCTCTGCGTCACACTTGCACT GATGCTGCAGGGCGGATCTGCGGACAGTAAAGACGACGGGGGTCCGCAGTTTGCCGAGGTGTTCGTGATCATCTGGTTTGGATCCGTCATCATCaccctgaactccaaactgctGGGAGGGACCAT CTCCTTCTTCCAGAGCCTGTGTGTCCTGGGCTACTGCATCCTGCCCCTGACCGTGGCCATGGTGGTCTGCAGGCTGGTGCTGCTGGGGGGCTCAGGCATGGCCAGCTTCATCGTGCGCTTCGTGGTCGTCATCGCCTCGTTTGGCTGGTCGACGTTCG CCTCCACAGCATTCCTGGCCGACAGCCAGCCGCCAAACCGCAAGGCGCTCGTGGTGTATCCCGTGTTCCTGTTCTACTTCGTCATCAGCTGGATGATCCTGACCTTCTCCCCGTTGCGCAGCGGAGACACGCAACCCTGA